Proteins from a genomic interval of Rhodococcus rhodochrous:
- the atpD gene encoding F0F1 ATP synthase subunit beta gives MTAAVTDNNAGAASALAGRVVRVIGAVVDVEFPRGAVPELFNALHAEVTLPSVAKTLTLEVAQHLGDNLVRTISMQPTDGLVRGAPVSDTGKPISVPVGDVVKGHVFNALGDCLDAPGTGRDGEQWGIHRKPPAFDQLEGKTEILETGIKVIDLLTPYVKGGKIGLFGGAGVGKTVLIQEMITRIAREFSGTSVFAGVGERTREGTDLHLEMEEMGVLQDTALVFGQMDEPPGTRMRVALSALTMAEYFRDVQGQDVLLFIDNIFRFTQAGSEVSTLLGRMPSAVGYQPTLADEMGELQERITSTRGRSITSLQAIYVPADDYTDPAPATTFAHLDATTELSRPISQMGIYPAVDPLTSTSRILEPGIVGADHFRVANEVKRILQKYKELQDIIAILGMDELSEEDKVTVARARRLQKFLGQNFIVAEKFTGQPGSVVPLADTIEAFDRVCKGEFDHLPEQAFNSCGGLDDVEAAAKKIAGK, from the coding sequence ATGACCGCAGCAGTAACCGACAACAACGCCGGTGCGGCGTCGGCCCTTGCCGGGCGCGTCGTCCGCGTCATCGGCGCCGTCGTCGACGTGGAATTCCCGCGTGGCGCCGTGCCCGAGCTGTTCAACGCCCTGCACGCAGAGGTCACTCTGCCGTCCGTGGCGAAGACCCTGACCCTCGAGGTCGCGCAGCACCTGGGTGACAACCTGGTCCGCACGATCTCGATGCAGCCCACCGACGGCCTGGTGCGTGGCGCCCCCGTCAGCGACACCGGCAAGCCGATCTCGGTTCCCGTCGGCGACGTCGTCAAGGGCCACGTGTTCAACGCGCTGGGCGACTGCCTCGACGCGCCGGGCACCGGCCGCGACGGCGAGCAGTGGGGCATCCACCGCAAGCCCCCGGCCTTCGACCAGCTCGAGGGCAAAACCGAGATCCTCGAGACCGGCATCAAGGTCATCGACCTGCTGACCCCGTACGTGAAGGGCGGCAAGATCGGTCTGTTCGGTGGTGCCGGTGTCGGCAAGACCGTTCTGATCCAGGAGATGATCACCCGTATCGCGCGTGAGTTCTCCGGTACGTCGGTGTTCGCCGGCGTCGGTGAGCGCACCCGTGAGGGCACCGACCTCCACCTCGAGATGGAAGAGATGGGCGTCCTCCAGGACACCGCCCTCGTCTTCGGCCAGATGGACGAGCCGCCGGGCACGCGTATGCGCGTCGCTCTGTCGGCCCTGACGATGGCGGAGTACTTCCGCGACGTCCAGGGACAGGACGTGCTCCTGTTCATCGACAACATCTTCCGCTTCACGCAGGCCGGCTCGGAGGTTTCGACCCTCCTCGGCCGTATGCCGTCGGCCGTGGGTTACCAGCCCACGCTGGCAGACGAGATGGGTGAGCTCCAGGAGCGCATCACCTCGACGCGTGGCCGTTCGATCACCTCGCTGCAGGCGATCTACGTGCCCGCCGACGACTACACCGACCCCGCGCCGGCCACGACGTTCGCTCACCTCGATGCGACCACCGAGCTCTCGCGTCCGATCTCGCAGATGGGTATCTACCCCGCTGTGGACCCGCTGACGTCGACCTCGCGAATCCTCGAGCCGGGCATCGTCGGTGCCGACCACTTCCGGGTGGCCAACGAGGTCAAGCGCATCCTGCAGAAGTACAAGGAACTGCAGGACATCATCGCCATCCTCGGTATGGACGAGCTCTCCGAAGAGGACAAGGTCACGGTCGCCCGTGCCCGTCGTCTCCAGAAGTTCCTCGGCCAGAACTTCATCGTCGCCGAGAAGTTCACGGGTCAGCCGGGTTCGGTCGTGCCGCTCGCCGACACCATCGAGGCCTTCGACCGCGTGTGCAAGGGCGAGTTCGACCACCTGCCCGAGCAGGCGTTCAACAGCTGCGGTGGACTCGACGACGTCGAGGCTGCAGCCAAGAAGATCGCCGGAAAGTAG
- the prmC gene encoding peptide chain release factor N(5)-glutamine methyltransferase has protein sequence MSRQPLRLAIIEAASVLEEAGVPSPRVDAELLAAHLLGIERGRLGLVPLVDATTIDAYRSMVEQRAKRIPLQYITGTSPMGEIDLAVGPGVFVPRPETELLLGWALAFLERHGSRNPVVLDLCTGSGALALAIAHARPDAEVHAVELEAKALAWARRNAETRAEEGDTPIRLYQGDVTDRMLLTNLEGSVDLVVANPPYIPEGADLEPEVIEHDPHSALFGGADGLSVIRPMVSNIARWLRIGGAAAVEHDDTHSLLVAELFEQRRVFGDVVRHPDLAGKARFVTAHRVPTAVEADRMKSVRSAADG, from the coding sequence GTGAGCCGTCAACCTCTGCGCCTGGCCATCATCGAAGCGGCATCGGTCCTCGAGGAAGCCGGAGTCCCGAGTCCTCGGGTCGACGCCGAACTTCTCGCAGCGCACCTGCTCGGCATCGAGCGCGGGCGACTCGGTCTGGTCCCGCTCGTCGATGCCACGACCATCGACGCCTACCGCTCGATGGTCGAACAGCGGGCGAAGCGGATTCCTCTGCAGTACATCACCGGCACCTCGCCGATGGGGGAGATCGACCTGGCAGTGGGGCCGGGGGTGTTCGTCCCGCGGCCCGAGACGGAACTGCTGCTCGGGTGGGCGCTGGCCTTCCTCGAACGCCACGGCAGCCGCAACCCGGTCGTCCTCGACCTGTGCACCGGATCCGGCGCGCTGGCCCTGGCGATTGCGCATGCGCGTCCCGACGCCGAGGTCCACGCCGTCGAACTCGAGGCGAAGGCCCTCGCCTGGGCGCGTCGGAACGCCGAGACGCGCGCGGAGGAAGGGGACACCCCGATCCGGCTGTACCAGGGCGATGTCACCGACCGCATGCTGCTCACCAACCTCGAAGGCAGCGTCGATCTGGTGGTCGCCAACCCGCCCTACATCCCGGAAGGGGCCGACCTCGAACCCGAGGTGATCGAACACGATCCGCACTCGGCGCTCTTCGGGGGAGCGGACGGACTGTCCGTCATCCGGCCGATGGTCTCCAACATTGCGCGGTGGTTGCGGATCGGGGGAGCGGCAGCGGTCGAGCACGACGACACGCACAGCCTGCTGGTCGCCGAACTGTTCGAGCAGCGTCGGGTGTTCGGCGACGTCGTGCGGCACCCCGACCTCGCCGGGAAGGCCCGCTTCGTGACCGCGCACCGTGTTCCCACGGCGGTGGAAGCCGACCGCATGAAGTCGGTACGGTCTGCGGCGGACGGCTGA
- a CDS encoding L-threonylcarbamoyladenylate synthase yields the protein MSTVYDCNNEASRAAGLNAARGALKAGRLVVVPTDTVYGIAADAFDSDAVTALLRAKGRGRDMPVPVLVGSWTTIDGLVASVRPEARELIRAFWPGGLSLVVHQAPSLAWDLGDTRGTVMLRMPLHPVILELLREVGPLAVSSANVSGRPPATNVTEAREQLGASASVYLDGGPAEHGVASTIVDLTGDRPRILREGAVTAEALAEVLGDDPERLRSGGE from the coding sequence GTGAGCACCGTGTACGACTGCAACAACGAAGCTTCGCGCGCCGCCGGACTCAACGCGGCGCGTGGCGCACTCAAGGCCGGACGACTCGTCGTCGTACCCACCGACACGGTGTACGGCATCGCTGCCGACGCCTTCGACTCCGACGCGGTGACGGCGCTCCTGCGCGCGAAGGGCCGCGGCCGCGACATGCCGGTGCCGGTCCTCGTCGGCTCCTGGACGACCATCGACGGTCTCGTCGCCTCTGTGCGTCCCGAGGCACGGGAGTTGATCCGCGCGTTCTGGCCGGGCGGGCTCAGCCTCGTGGTGCACCAGGCGCCGTCCCTGGCCTGGGACCTCGGCGACACCCGCGGCACCGTCATGCTCCGCATGCCGCTGCACCCCGTCATCCTGGAACTGCTGCGCGAGGTCGGTCCGCTCGCGGTCTCCAGCGCCAATGTCTCCGGCCGGCCCCCTGCCACGAACGTCACCGAGGCGCGCGAGCAACTCGGAGCATCGGCGAGTGTCTATCTCGACGGTGGCCCGGCGGAGCACGGAGTCGCATCGACGATCGTCGACCTCACGGGCGACCGCCCGCGCATCCTGCGCGAAGGCGCGGTGACGGCCGAAGCACTCGCGGAGGTGCTCGGCGACGATCCCGAGCGCCTTCGGTCCGGCGGGGAGTAG
- the prfA gene encoding peptide chain release factor 1: protein MAGQTKPSAIDDILAEHAGLEQQLSDPSLHDDPAAARRVGKRFAELAPVMSTYNALKQAREDLEAARELAADDSSFASEVDDLEGQVAELDRSLTDLLAPRDPHDGDDVVLEVKSGEGGEESALFAGDLTRMYTRYAERAGWRVEVLGATYSDLGGYKDVTLSIKSRTDVRDGVWSRLKFEGGVHRVQRVPVTESQGRVHTSAAGVFVYPEPDEVEQVQIDESDLRIDVYRSSGKGGQGVNTTDSAVRITHLPTGIVVTCQNERSQLQNKARAMQVLAARLQAAAEEAAEAEASAGRASQVRTVDRSERIRTYNFPENRITDHRIGFKSHNLDAVLDGELDALLDALGAADREARLAAE from the coding sequence ATGGCGGGGCAGACCAAGCCGTCGGCCATCGACGACATCCTGGCCGAACACGCGGGTCTGGAGCAGCAGTTGTCCGACCCGTCGCTGCACGACGATCCTGCGGCAGCGCGTCGGGTGGGCAAGCGGTTCGCAGAGCTCGCCCCCGTGATGTCGACCTACAACGCTCTGAAGCAGGCACGCGAGGATCTCGAGGCGGCGCGCGAACTCGCCGCCGACGACTCGTCGTTCGCGTCCGAGGTCGACGACCTCGAAGGGCAGGTCGCCGAGCTCGACCGCTCGCTCACCGACCTGCTCGCTCCGCGCGACCCGCACGACGGCGACGACGTGGTCCTCGAGGTGAAGTCCGGTGAGGGCGGGGAGGAATCCGCCCTGTTCGCCGGCGATCTCACCCGGATGTACACGCGCTACGCCGAACGTGCCGGTTGGCGCGTCGAGGTTCTCGGTGCCACCTACTCCGATCTCGGCGGTTACAAGGACGTCACGCTGTCGATCAAGTCGCGGACCGACGTGCGCGACGGCGTGTGGTCCCGTCTGAAGTTCGAGGGCGGCGTGCACCGCGTTCAGCGTGTGCCCGTCACCGAGTCGCAGGGACGCGTGCACACCTCCGCGGCCGGCGTCTTCGTCTACCCGGAGCCCGACGAGGTCGAGCAGGTGCAGATCGACGAGAGCGACCTGCGCATCGACGTCTACCGGTCGTCCGGCAAGGGCGGTCAGGGCGTCAACACCACCGACTCGGCCGTGCGCATCACGCACCTTCCCACCGGCATCGTGGTGACCTGCCAGAACGAACGTTCCCAGCTGCAGAACAAGGCCCGCGCGATGCAGGTCCTCGCGGCGCGCCTGCAGGCGGCGGCCGAAGAGGCGGCCGAGGCCGAGGCATCGGCGGGTCGCGCCAGCCAGGTCCGTACCGTCGACCGGTCGGAGCGCATCCGCACCTACAACTTCCCCGAGAACCGGATCACCGATCACCGCATCGGCTTCAAGTCCCACAATCTCGACGCGGTGCTCGACGGCGAACTCGACGCGCTGCTCGACGCCCTGGGCGCTGCAGACAGAGAAGCCCGGCTCGCGGCGGAGTAA
- a CDS encoding F0F1 ATP synthase subunit epsilon → MAEMSVDIVAVEERVWSGSATLVTAQTTEGEIGIMPGHEPVLGQLVEGGVVSVRTADGERIVMAVHGGFLSVTATTVTVLAEAADRVEDIDVEAAKSTLNDADRDESEIAAARGRLRAVERA, encoded by the coding sequence GTGGCTGAGATGAGCGTGGACATCGTTGCCGTCGAGGAGCGTGTGTGGTCCGGATCGGCGACTCTCGTCACCGCCCAGACCACCGAGGGCGAGATCGGCATCATGCCCGGTCACGAGCCCGTGCTCGGCCAGCTCGTCGAGGGTGGCGTCGTGTCCGTCAGGACCGCGGACGGTGAGCGGATCGTCATGGCCGTCCATGGCGGATTCCTCTCGGTGACCGCGACGACGGTGACGGTGCTCGCCGAAGCCGCCGACCGCGTGGAGGACATCGACGTCGAGGCAGCCAAGTCGACTCTGAACGATGCAGATCGTGACGAGTCGGAGATCGCAGCGGCCCGCGGCCGCCTGCGGGCTGTCGAACGAGCTTGA
- the atpB gene encoding F0F1 ATP synthase subunit A — protein MDRLMLIRVAVALIVALFFFFALRSPKIVPRGVQNVAEIMLDFVRIHIAEDILGKEQGRRFLPVIVTIFFLVVGLNLTSVIPFLNISSNARIGMPIVLAALAYIVFNYVGIKKYGFFRYVKSSIVIPNLPPALHVLVIPIEFVSTFILRPFTLTIRLMANMLAGHIMLVLFFSATQFFFFDSDGFMKVFGIGSLIGGIAFTFFELLVIVLQAYIFALLTAVYIDLALHAEEH, from the coding sequence ATGGACCGGCTGATGCTCATCCGCGTCGCCGTCGCCCTGATCGTCGCGCTGTTCTTCTTCTTCGCGCTGCGGAGTCCGAAGATCGTGCCGCGGGGCGTGCAGAACGTCGCCGAGATCATGCTCGACTTCGTCCGGATCCATATCGCCGAGGACATCCTCGGTAAGGAACAGGGACGCCGGTTCCTCCCGGTGATCGTCACCATCTTCTTCCTGGTGGTCGGTCTGAACCTGACATCGGTCATCCCGTTCCTCAACATCTCGTCCAACGCACGAATCGGTATGCCGATCGTGCTCGCGGCACTCGCCTACATCGTCTTCAACTATGTGGGCATCAAGAAGTACGGATTCTTCCGCTACGTCAAGAGCAGCATCGTCATCCCGAACCTGCCGCCCGCTCTCCACGTGCTGGTGATCCCGATCGAGTTCGTCTCGACGTTCATTCTGCGGCCGTTCACGCTGACCATTCGTCTCATGGCCAACATGCTGGCCGGTCACATCATGCTCGTGCTGTTCTTCAGTGCCACGCAGTTCTTCTTCTTCGATTCCGACGGCTTCATGAAGGTGTTCGGCATCGGTTCTCTCATCGGCGGAATCGCGTTCACCTTCTTCGAGCTCCTGGTGATCGTCCTGCAGGCCTACATCTTCGCGCTGCTCACCGCGGTGTACATCGACCTGGCCCTGCACGCCGAAGAGCACTAG
- a CDS encoding F0F1 ATP synthase subunit delta, with translation MYAASREALAHTRSALQSALGSGAATAAAAQAGSELFSVVEALDSQRALRTALADASAPAAVRERLAEQVFGGKVSAQTLATVKAAAGQDWSAQSDLTGSLVQLGREALLKAAADQDQLDTVEDELFRLGRIVAGDPELEQTLSDRSTPASAKRDLLTRLLYGKVTAVTEALAVHAVGRLSTSPAETFDELSALAAAQRDRAVAHVRSAAPLDAKQEERLTATLTRIYGKPVTVHVEVDPELLSGLVVRVGDEVIDGSAAGRLAAVRKSLT, from the coding sequence ATGTACGCAGCAAGCCGTGAGGCACTCGCTCATACGCGTTCCGCGTTGCAGTCCGCCCTGGGCTCGGGTGCCGCGACTGCCGCTGCGGCTCAGGCCGGTTCCGAACTCTTCTCGGTGGTCGAGGCGCTCGACAGCCAGCGGGCCCTCCGGACCGCGCTGGCCGACGCCTCGGCCCCGGCTGCCGTTCGCGAGCGGCTGGCCGAGCAGGTCTTCGGCGGCAAGGTTTCGGCCCAGACCCTCGCGACCGTCAAGGCCGCAGCGGGGCAGGACTGGTCGGCACAGTCCGACCTGACCGGCTCGCTCGTCCAGCTCGGCCGTGAGGCACTGCTGAAGGCGGCGGCGGACCAGGACCAGCTCGACACTGTCGAGGACGAACTGTTCCGCCTCGGTCGCATCGTGGCCGGCGACCCCGAACTCGAGCAGACGCTCTCGGATCGCAGCACCCCGGCTTCGGCCAAGCGTGATCTGCTGACGCGCCTGCTGTACGGCAAGGTCACCGCGGTCACCGAGGCGCTGGCGGTCCACGCGGTCGGTCGGCTGAGCACGTCGCCGGCCGAGACGTTCGACGAGTTGTCGGCGCTCGCCGCGGCCCAGCGGGACCGTGCCGTCGCGCACGTCCGCAGCGCGGCACCGCTCGATGCGAAGCAGGAGGAGCGGCTCACCGCGACCCTGACCCGCATCTACGGGAAGCCTGTGACGGTGCACGTCGAGGTCGATCCCGAGCTTCTCAGTGGATTGGTCGTCCGGGTGGGCGACGAGGTCATCGACGGTAGTGCCGCGGGTCGACTCGCTGCAGTGCGCAAGAGCCTCACGTAG
- a CDS encoding ATP synthase F0 subunit C yields the protein MSVALQAADVLAQETTISGAGAIGYGLAAIGPGIGIGIVVGKAIEGMARQPEMAGQLRTTMFLGIAFTEALALIGIVAGFIF from the coding sequence ATGAGCGTTGCGCTTCAGGCAGCAGACGTCCTCGCCCAGGAGACCACGATCTCGGGTGCAGGCGCCATCGGCTACGGCCTCGCCGCCATCGGCCCCGGCATCGGCATCGGCATCGTCGTCGGCAAGGCGATCGAGGGCATGGCTCGTCAGCCCGAGATGGCCGGCCAGCTGCGCACCACGATGTTCCTCGGTATCGCATTCACCGAGGCCCTCGCGCTGATCGGCATCGTCGCCGGCTTCATCTTCTGA
- a CDS encoding F0F1 ATP synthase subunit gamma produces MANLRELRSRIKSVNSTKKITKAQELIATSRITKAQARVAASKPYAEEITKVLSELASASASLDHPLLNERENPKRAAVLVVTSDRGMAGGYNSNVLKEAEELRQLLLSEGKEPVLYVMGGKGLGYYTFREREVAAAWTGFSQDPRYTDAAKASRHLVELFMAGSGTEVPAPNGEGTIEGVDELHIVYTRFVSMLTQTPQVRRMAPLEVSITEDEIDLGEDMLTDGRRATDTEGPQAVYNFEPEAGVLLEALLPKYISTRIYASLLDAAASESAARRTAMKAATDNATELVNTLSRQANQARQAQITQEISEIVGGAGALASSAGSD; encoded by the coding sequence ATGGCGAACTTGCGCGAACTGCGCTCGCGGATCAAGTCGGTCAACTCGACCAAGAAGATCACCAAGGCGCAGGAACTGATCGCGACGTCGCGTATCACGAAGGCCCAGGCCCGAGTGGCAGCGTCGAAGCCGTACGCCGAGGAGATCACCAAGGTGCTCTCCGAGCTGGCGAGTGCGTCGGCCTCGTTGGATCACCCCCTGCTCAACGAGCGCGAGAACCCCAAGCGTGCCGCAGTGCTGGTCGTGACCAGCGACCGCGGTATGGCCGGCGGTTACAACTCCAACGTCCTCAAGGAAGCCGAGGAGCTGCGTCAGCTGCTCCTCAGCGAGGGCAAGGAGCCTGTGCTGTACGTGATGGGCGGCAAGGGCCTCGGCTACTACACGTTCCGTGAGCGTGAAGTGGCCGCTGCCTGGACGGGCTTCTCGCAGGACCCCCGTTACACGGACGCCGCGAAGGCGAGCCGTCACCTGGTCGAGCTGTTCATGGCGGGTTCGGGCACCGAGGTGCCCGCCCCGAACGGCGAGGGCACCATCGAGGGCGTCGACGAACTGCACATCGTCTACACCCGCTTCGTGTCGATGCTGACCCAGACCCCCCAGGTTCGCAGGATGGCTCCGCTCGAGGTGAGCATCACCGAGGACGAGATCGACCTCGGCGAGGACATGCTCACCGACGGACGCCGCGCTACGGACACCGAGGGACCGCAGGCCGTGTACAACTTCGAGCCGGAGGCCGGAGTTCTGCTCGAGGCTCTCCTGCCGAAGTACATCAGCACGCGCATCTACGCGTCGCTGCTGGACGCGGCGGCCTCCGAGTCGGCAGCCCGTCGTACCGCCATGAAGGCCGCGACGGACAACGCGACGGAACTGGTGAACACCCTCAGCCGTCAGGCGAACCAGGCCCGCCAGGCCCAGATCACCCAGGAAATCAGCGAGATCGTCGGCGGTGCCGGTGCGCTCGCCTCGAGTGCAGGAAGTGACTGA
- the atpA gene encoding F0F1 ATP synthase subunit alpha → MAELTISSDEIRSAIDNYTASYSPEASREEVGVVVDTSDGIAHISGLPSAMANELLEFPGGVLGVALNLEATEIGAVILGDFQTIEEGQEVKRTGDVLSVPVSDNFLGRVVNPLGQPIDGLGDIEADETRALELQAATVLERQPVEEPLQTGIKAIDAMTPIGRGQRQLVIGDRKTGKTAVCIDAILNQKANWETGDPKQQVRCIYVAIGQKGSTIAGVKQALEENGAMEYTTIVAAPASDSAGFKWLAPYTGSALGQHWMYQGKHVLIVFDDLTKQAEAYRAISLLLRRPPGREAYPGDVFYLHSRLLERSAKLSDELGGGSLTALPIIETKANDVSAYIPTNVISITDGQVFLESDLFNKGVRPAINVGISVSRVGGAAQTKGMKKVSGSLRLELAQFRELEGFAAFASDLDAASKAQLERGQRLVELLKQDQYAPIAVEDQIVSIYLAGEGVFDSVPVEDVRRFEAELLEDLHRNAAGVYEQIAGGKALSDESIEALTAATAKFKEGFIASDGSRVVNEAEAEALGADEVQQEQVSVKRTTVRK, encoded by the coding sequence ATGGCGGAGCTGACGATCTCCTCCGACGAGATCCGTAGCGCGATTGACAATTACACCGCGAGCTACTCCCCGGAGGCCTCCCGCGAGGAGGTCGGCGTGGTCGTCGACACCAGTGACGGCATCGCGCACATCAGCGGTCTGCCGTCGGCGATGGCGAACGAGCTGCTGGAGTTCCCCGGTGGCGTCCTCGGTGTGGCCCTCAACCTCGAGGCCACCGAGATCGGTGCCGTTATCCTGGGCGACTTCCAGACCATCGAGGAAGGCCAGGAAGTCAAGCGGACCGGCGACGTTCTGTCGGTGCCGGTGAGCGACAACTTCCTCGGCCGCGTCGTGAACCCGCTCGGTCAGCCGATCGACGGCCTCGGCGACATCGAAGCCGATGAGACCCGCGCCCTCGAGTTGCAGGCCGCGACCGTGCTGGAGCGCCAGCCGGTCGAGGAGCCGCTGCAGACGGGCATCAAGGCCATCGACGCGATGACCCCGATCGGCCGCGGCCAGCGTCAGCTCGTGATCGGCGACCGCAAGACGGGTAAGACCGCGGTCTGCATCGACGCGATCCTGAACCAGAAGGCGAACTGGGAGACCGGCGACCCGAAGCAGCAGGTCCGCTGCATCTACGTCGCGATCGGCCAGAAGGGCTCGACCATCGCGGGTGTCAAGCAGGCACTCGAGGAGAACGGCGCGATGGAGTACACCACCATCGTCGCGGCTCCGGCCTCCGACTCCGCCGGCTTCAAGTGGCTCGCCCCCTACACCGGTTCGGCCCTCGGCCAGCACTGGATGTACCAGGGCAAGCACGTCCTGATCGTGTTCGACGACCTGACCAAGCAGGCCGAGGCCTACCGCGCCATCTCGCTGCTGCTGCGTCGTCCGCCGGGCCGCGAGGCATACCCCGGCGACGTCTTCTACCTGCACTCGCGTCTGCTGGAGCGCTCCGCCAAGCTCTCCGACGAGCTCGGTGGCGGCTCGCTGACGGCCCTGCCGATCATCGAGACCAAGGCGAACGACGTGTCGGCCTACATCCCGACCAACGTCATCTCCATCACCGACGGCCAGGTCTTCCTCGAGTCCGACCTGTTCAACAAGGGTGTCCGCCCCGCCATCAACGTCGGTATCTCGGTTTCCCGAGTCGGTGGCGCCGCCCAGACCAAGGGCATGAAGAAGGTCTCCGGTTCGCTGCGTCTCGAGCTTGCGCAGTTCCGTGAGCTCGAAGGCTTCGCCGCCTTCGCCTCCGACCTCGACGCCGCATCGAAGGCTCAGCTCGAGCGCGGTCAGCGTCTCGTCGAGCTCCTCAAGCAGGACCAGTACGCGCCCATCGCGGTCGAGGACCAGATCGTGTCGATCTACCTCGCCGGCGAAGGTGTCTTCGACTCGGTTCCGGTCGAGGACGTGCGTCGCTTCGAGGCCGAGCTCCTCGAGGATCTGCACCGCAACGCCGCAGGCGTCTACGAGCAGATCGCCGGTGGCAAGGCCCTGTCCGACGAGTCGATCGAGGCTCTCACCGCCGCGACCGCCAAGTTCAAGGAGGGCTTCATCGCCTCCGACGGCAGCCGTGTCGTGAACGAGGCAGAGGCCGAGGCCCTCGGTGCCGACGAGGTCCAGCAGGAGCAGGTCTCCGTCAAGCGCACCACCGTTCGCAAGTGA
- a CDS encoding F0F1 ATP synthase subunit B — MADSILILAAEEGETPNPLLPATYDIVWSLVALILVGFVFWKFVLPMFQKVLDERSELIEGGIKKAEEAQAEAAAALEQYRSQLAEARTEAAQIREEARAQGQQIIADMKAQAQEESDRIVAAGHNQLQAQRQQIVAELRSDLGRSSVDLAEKILGEALADDVKRAGSIDRFLDELDSLSADSASGK, encoded by the coding sequence ATGGCTGACAGCATCCTGATCCTCGCGGCAGAGGAAGGGGAGACTCCCAATCCTCTTCTCCCCGCGACATACGACATCGTCTGGTCGCTGGTCGCCCTGATCCTCGTCGGATTCGTCTTCTGGAAGTTCGTGCTTCCGATGTTCCAGAAGGTGCTCGACGAGCGTTCGGAGCTGATCGAAGGCGGCATCAAGAAGGCAGAGGAAGCTCAGGCGGAGGCTGCGGCCGCGCTCGAGCAGTACCGTAGCCAGCTCGCCGAGGCCCGCACCGAGGCGGCGCAGATCCGTGAAGAGGCCCGTGCACAGGGCCAGCAGATCATCGCCGACATGAAGGCGCAGGCCCAGGAGGAGAGCGACCGTATCGTCGCCGCCGGTCACAACCAGCTGCAGGCCCAGCGCCAGCAGATCGTGGCCGAGCTGCGTAGCGATCTCGGACGCAGCTCCGTGGATCTCGCCGAGAAGATCCTCGGCGAAGCGCTCGCGGACGACGTGAAGCGTGCCGGCTCGATCGATCGGTTCCTCGACGAACTCGACTCCCTCAGCGCTGACTCTGCATCCGGAAAGTGA
- a CDS encoding MraY family glycosyltransferase: MTAADTTAVLLAQAGRGAGVPIRELLLVLLTAAVVTFLATGVVRILALKFGAVAVPRDRDVHVTPTPRMGGVGMYIGLVAGIVFAQQLPALTRGFEYTPDMGAALVAASIIVVVGIVDDRWGLDALTKFVGQVTAAGVLVVMGVSWIVIYDPFSASTLVLDQLQGGLITVAVAAVTINAMNFVDGLDGLAAGLGLIAALAICAFSVGLLLDQGGDVSAYPPALMAAALAGACLGFLPHNFQPARIFMGDSGSMLIGLMLAAISTSASGLIPLSAYGSRDLLGLLSPLILVGAVMFIPILDLLLAIVRRTRAGVSPFSPDKMHLHHRLLQIGHSHRRVVLLLYLWVGILAFGAVGSSLLDRRAVVLILAGGLVFALVVTAVPSLRRHDESGETPPEHSREVG, from the coding sequence GTGACTGCAGCCGACACCACCGCCGTACTGCTCGCCCAGGCCGGGCGTGGCGCCGGCGTTCCCATCCGGGAGCTTCTCCTCGTCCTGCTCACCGCCGCGGTGGTGACCTTCCTCGCGACCGGTGTGGTGCGGATCCTCGCGCTGAAGTTCGGAGCGGTCGCCGTTCCTCGCGACCGCGACGTGCACGTGACCCCGACCCCCCGGATGGGTGGGGTCGGCATGTACATCGGCCTCGTCGCGGGAATTGTCTTCGCTCAGCAATTGCCTGCTCTGACAAGGGGTTTCGAATACACCCCGGATATGGGGGCGGCGCTCGTCGCGGCCTCGATCATCGTCGTCGTCGGCATCGTCGACGACCGGTGGGGACTCGATGCGCTCACCAAGTTCGTCGGCCAGGTCACCGCGGCCGGCGTGCTCGTGGTCATGGGCGTGAGCTGGATCGTCATCTACGACCCGTTCAGTGCCTCGACACTCGTGCTCGACCAGCTCCAGGGCGGTCTCATCACCGTCGCCGTCGCCGCGGTGACGATCAACGCGATGAACTTCGTCGACGGGCTCGACGGACTGGCGGCCGGACTGGGGCTCATCGCCGCACTCGCGATCTGCGCGTTCTCCGTGGGTCTGCTGCTCGATCAGGGCGGCGACGTCTCCGCCTACCCCCCGGCCCTCATGGCCGCGGCCCTCGCCGGCGCCTGCCTCGGCTTCCTGCCGCACAACTTCCAGCCCGCCAGGATCTTCATGGGCGACTCCGGGTCGATGCTCATCGGTCTCATGCTCGCCGCGATCTCCACGAGCGCCTCGGGCCTCATCCCGCTCAGCGCCTACGGTTCGCGCGACCTGCTCGGTCTGCTCTCACCGCTGATCCTGGTCGGTGCCGTGATGTTCATCCCGATCCTCGACCTGCTCCTCGCGATCGTGCGGCGCACCCGGGCCGGCGTCAGCCCGTTCAGCCCCGACAAGATGCACCTCCACCACCGCCTGCTGCAGATCGGGCACTCGCACCGTCGCGTGGTGCTGCTGCTCTACCTGTGGGTCGGCATCCTGGCCTTCGGAGCCGTCGGTTCCTCGCTGCTCGACCGGCGGGCGGTGGTATTGATCCTCGCGGGTGGTCTCGTGTTCGCCCTCGTGGTGACCGCCGTGCCGTCGCTGCGGCGGCACGACGAGTCGGGGGAGACGCCGCCGGAGCACTCCCGAGAGGTCGGTTAG